A segment of the Asinibacterium sp. OR53 genome:
CTGTATTCGTAGGTGTTTTTGTTGCCGCCAAAGGAAGTGGTGCGCACCTGAACCCGGCTGTAACGCTTGCATTTGCCTGGTTGCATAAAATAGAATGGTCGCAAGTGCCTGTTTATATTGCAGGCCAGTTCCTGGGTGCTATGATTGGCGCTACGCTGGTATGGTTGTCGTACTACAAGCATTTTGGTGCAACAGACAATGCAGCGGCTAAACTGGGTGTTTTTTGTAATTCGCCTGCCATACCCAACACAACGGCCAACCTTGCAACGGAGATCATCGGCACTTTTGCGCTGGTGTTCGCTGTGCTGTATATGGCCGCACCTGCTGCAAGTTTAGGTGCATTGGATGCATTGCCCGTAGGATTGGTGGTATTGGGCATCGGTCTCAGTTTGGGTGGCCCTACAGGCTA
Coding sequences within it:
- a CDS encoding MIP/aquaporin family protein, with product MSIFLSEIAGTAMLVLLGCGVVANVVLNQTKGNSSGWIVIALGWGVAVFVGVFVAAKGSGAHLNPAVTLAFAWLHKIEWSQVPVYIAGQFLGAMIGATLVWLSYYKHFGATDNAAAKLGVFCNSPAIPNTTANLATEIIGTFALVFAVLYMAAPAASLGALDALPVGLVVLGIGLSLGGPTGYAINPARDMGPRIMHALLPIPNKGNSGWSYSWIPVVGPVVGGLLAAIVFDMLQ